A stretch of Streptococcus sp. oral taxon 061 DNA encodes these proteins:
- a CDS encoding amino acid ABC transporter permease, which translates to MNFSFLPKYLPYFNYGAVVTIIISILVVFLGTILGVLLAFAQRSKIKPLAWFANLYIWVFRGTPMMVQIMIAFALMHISAPTIQIGILDVDLTRLIPGIIIISMNSGAYVSETVRAGINAVPKGQLEAAYSLGIRPKNAMRYVILPQAIKNILPALGNEFITIIKDSSLLSAIGVMELWNGATTVSTTTYLPLTPLLFAAFYYLIMTSILTLALKAFENRMGQGDKK; encoded by the coding sequence ATGAATTTTTCTTTTTTACCGAAATATCTACCGTATTTTAACTATGGTGCCGTTGTAACAATTATCATATCTATCTTGGTGGTCTTCTTGGGGACCATTCTAGGAGTGCTGCTGGCCTTTGCACAACGTTCGAAGATTAAACCACTTGCTTGGTTTGCTAATCTATATATCTGGGTCTTCCGTGGGACACCGATGATGGTGCAGATTATGATTGCTTTTGCCCTGATGCATATTAGTGCTCCAACGATTCAAATTGGGATTTTAGATGTTGATCTTACTCGTTTGATCCCAGGGATTATCATTATCTCTATGAATAGTGGTGCCTATGTATCAGAAACAGTTCGTGCTGGGATTAATGCAGTGCCAAAAGGACAACTAGAAGCAGCCTATTCACTAGGGATTCGCCCTAAAAATGCTATGCGCTATGTCATTTTACCACAGGCTATCAAGAATATTTTACCAGCCTTGGGGAATGAGTTTATTACCATTATCAAGGATAGCTCGCTCTTGTCAGCTATCGGGGTTATGGAGTTGTGGAATGGAGCTACTACGGTGTCAACAACCACATACTTACCTTTAACTCCACTTCTATTCGCAGCCTTTTACTACTTGATTATGACCTCTATCTTGACGCTGGCCTTGAAAGCTTTTGAAAATCGTATGGGACAAGGAGATAAAAAATAA
- a CDS encoding bifunctional methylenetetrahydrofolate dehydrogenase/methenyltetrahydrofolate cyclohydrolase, whose product MTQIIDGKALAAKLQGQLAEKTAKLKEETGLVPGLVVILVGDNPASQVYVRNKERSAIAAGFQSEVVRVPETITQEELLELIAKYNQDPAWHGILVQLPLPKHINEEAILLAIDPEKDVDGFHPLNMGRLWSGHPVMIPSTPAGIMEMFHEYGIDLEGKNAVVIGRSNIVGKPMAQLLLAKNATVTLTHSRTHNLAQVASKADILVVAIGRAKFVTADFVKPGAVVIDVGMNRDENGKLCGDVDYDAVASVASHITPVPGGVGPMTITMLMEQTYQAALRRLDKD is encoded by the coding sequence ATGACACAGATTATTGATGGGAAGGCTTTAGCAGCCAAGCTACAAGGACAACTGGCTGAAAAAACAGCCAAACTAAAGGAAGAGACAGGCTTGGTTCCTGGTTTGGTGGTTATTTTGGTTGGGGACAATCCTGCTAGCCAGGTTTACGTTCGTAACAAGGAACGTTCAGCTATCGCAGCGGGCTTCCAAAGTGAAGTTGTACGTGTTCCGGAGACCATTACTCAAGAGGAATTGTTGGAGTTGATTGCCAAATACAACCAAGATCCAGCATGGCATGGGATTTTGGTACAGTTGCCATTACCAAAACACATCAATGAAGAAGCTATTCTACTAGCCATTGACCCTGAAAAAGATGTGGATGGTTTTCATCCACTCAACATGGGGCGTCTTTGGTCTGGTCACCCAGTCATGATTCCTTCAACTCCAGCAGGGATTATGGAGATGTTTCATGAGTATGGGATTGACTTAGAAGGTAAAAATGCAGTCGTTATTGGTCGTTCAAATATCGTTGGTAAACCAATGGCCCAGTTGCTTTTGGCTAAAAATGCAACTGTAACCTTGACCCACTCTCGCACCCACAATCTAGCCCAAGTAGCTTCTAAAGCCGACATTCTTGTAGTAGCAATCGGCCGTGCTAAGTTCGTGACTGCTGATTTTGTCAAACCTGGAGCAGTTGTCATTGATGTGGGGATGAACCGAGATGAAAATGGCAAGCTCTGTGGAGATGTTGACTACGATGCTGTTGCATCAGTCGCTAGCCATATCACACCTGTACCTGGTGGAGTAGGACCTATGACCATTACCATGCTAATGGAGCAGACCTATCAGGCTGCTTTAAGAAGGCTGGATAAAGACTAA
- a CDS encoding amino acid ABC transporter ATP-binding protein has translation MTETLIKIENLHKSFGKNEVLKGIDLEIKKGEVVVIIGPSGSGKSTLLRSMNLLEEATKGKVIFEGVDITDKKNDLFAMREKMGMVFQQFNLFPNMTVMENITLSPIKTKGESKEVAEKRAHELLEKVGLPDKADAYPQSLSGGQQQRIAIARGLAMEPDVLLFDEPTSALDPEMVGEVLAVMQELAKSGMTMVIVTHEMGFAREVADRVIFMADGVVVEDGTPEQIFDQTQEQRTKDFLSKVL, from the coding sequence ATGACTGAAACACTTATAAAAATTGAAAACCTTCATAAAAGTTTTGGAAAAAATGAAGTTTTAAAAGGGATTGATCTTGAAATTAAAAAAGGGGAAGTAGTGGTCATTATTGGACCATCTGGTAGCGGTAAGTCAACCCTCCTTCGCTCTATGAATCTCCTCGAAGAAGCGACAAAAGGCAAGGTTATTTTTGAAGGTGTTGACATTACGGATAAGAAAAACGACCTCTTTGCTATGCGTGAAAAGATGGGAATGGTTTTCCAACAATTCAATCTCTTCCCAAATATGACAGTTATGGAAAACATTACACTTTCTCCAATTAAGACTAAGGGAGAAAGTAAGGAAGTGGCTGAAAAGAGAGCGCATGAGCTCTTGGAGAAGGTTGGTTTGCCAGATAAGGCTGATGCCTATCCACAAAGTTTGTCTGGAGGTCAGCAACAACGTATTGCTATCGCGCGTGGTCTTGCCATGGAACCAGATGTCCTACTCTTTGATGAACCGACTTCTGCCCTAGACCCAGAAATGGTAGGGGAAGTACTAGCAGTTATGCAAGAACTTGCTAAGTCAGGTATGACTATGGTCATTGTAACACATGAGATGGGATTTGCGCGTGAAGTAGCAGACCGTGTTATTTTTATGGCTGACGGTGTAGTTGTCGAGGATGGAACACCTGAGCAAATTTTTGACCAAACACAAGAACAAAGAACCAAGGATTTCTTGAGTAAGGTTTTGTAA
- a CDS encoding DUF1797 family protein: MESHLVRIINRLEAMTKDGGNLKRNFEREGVVVAEVAFNYDEENGPLFTLRDVEARETYTFDSIDLIAMEIYELLY; the protein is encoded by the coding sequence ATGGAATCACATTTGGTTAGAATCATCAATCGCTTAGAAGCAATGACAAAAGATGGTGGTAACTTAAAACGTAACTTTGAACGCGAAGGAGTTGTTGTCGCAGAGGTTGCTTTTAACTACGACGAAGAAAACGGACCACTCTTTACACTTCGTGACGTTGAAGCTCGTGAAACCTATACATTTGACAGCATCGACCTCATTGCGATGGAAATCTACGAACTTTTATACTAA